The Quercus lobata isolate SW786 chromosome 4, ValleyOak3.0 Primary Assembly, whole genome shotgun sequence genome segment TTGCTCTTAATACTCTCCTCTTTCGTTAATAAAGAAGAAGCCTCTCCCTCATCTATCAAAAACTGCAAATTCGCACATCTTTGTATCTCTAGCCTTTTCAATGTTGGGGGTAGCTGGTGTCTTGAAATGAACATTAAAGAATTACAGTGCTCAATAGTTGCATATTCCAAGCATGTACAATTGGACATTGGCAAGGATTTTAAAGCACCGCAACCTTTAATATACAGTGTCTTTAACATAGACGTCAAGCTGATGTTGATGAGACTAGGGCACGACCAGATTTCCAACTTCACAAGGGACATGAGACTATCTTGCCACAAAGATGTCAGCTCATTGCAATCAATTACCTTTAGGTTTTTTACCTTTCCTAACCCTTCCATGAACTCTTTTGTTAAGCTTTTAAGACCAggaatagaaaaaataattgacTTTAGCAAGCATAAGTCTTCCTTATTTTTGCTCACCACCTCTTTGCATCCCACAATTTCTAATTCTTGGAGAATTGGAAGGCTTGGAATTGATACAACCAACTGCTCACAATATTTAATAGAAAAGTTTTCCAATGCTGGGAGATGGTTTGGCAATTTTCCTTGCAATTTGGGGCATTGAGAGATAAAAAGCTCACGCAAGCAAGGGAAATCTCCGTACTCAACTCCACAAAGAATCCAATCTTGCCATTCTTGCATATCCTCAAAATGAAGTTTTTCTAAGAATCGAAAAGGTGTCAAGCAACCTTCCCCATAAAACTCAAGACCAATGGTTTGCACCTTAGACATACTCATAATGATAAGGAATTTGAGGGAGAATAGATGTCCAATAGCGGGTAAGGACGTGCATTTTTCACATCTAACAATCTTTAAGTCCACAATATTAGAAAAGGAATGATCTCCTATCCATGTTGGGAATTTCACACCAATATAGCCATCAATTGAAAGTTCTTTCATCGTTGTCCAAGGTTGTAGCATGTCAAGAATATCTATTGCAATGCTTTCATATTGTAAATCTTTAGGTGCAAACCCCCATTTGATCACTAGTGCATCTAAATTCTTCTTACCATTTAAATTGACCCTTCTTGCATCCTCAACATCAAGAACATTCTCTAAACGCGAAATGCAAAGTCTTCCCCGAAGAAACTCCAGGTTCATCAAGTCTCCTATCTTGGACCCACTATCTTTCCCCACAACAAAATTGGATAGTGTATGtaagttctttaatttttctattcccACTGGCATTTCTCTAATTAAATTGGTATCTGTAATGTCGAGATACCGAAGATTAACTAGATCCCTAATTTTCTCCGGTAACTTTGTAAGTTTGTGACAACCTTTCAACATCAATGTTTGCAAATTATATAGAAAACTTGTTGATTCTGGTAAACTTCTAATTGAAGTATGAGAAAGGTTGAGGTATCTTAAATGTTTCAGATCACCAATTGAACTTGGTAGCTCAATGATTTCATAACCACATAAAGACAGTACCCTTAAGTAGCTTAATTGTGGTAGCAAACAATTAGGAACATAGTTTGTTAAGTGGCACATGTTATTTCTTGGTAGGGGTAGAAAGGTTCGTAGATGCATATCTTTGGGGAAGTCTTCAAACTTCTTGATGCCATCAAACTGACATGGAATGTAAGAGAAATGTCTTACCTTTGCAGAAATCTTGGATTGCTTGTTACTGCTGAGAGTATCTTCCAATCTATAGCATAAGCCTTTTGCTGCCCATTGAGCTAGATCATTGATAAGATCATGCATGACAAAGAGTGATTCATTATTGCTTGACTGTTGAAAGAATGATCTCATGACTAGATCATGAAAATACTCAGCAACAAGATCTTCAATCGGCTTGTTTCTTTCTGTTTCTTGAACCAAACCTTCTGCCATCCATAACAAGACAAGCTCATTCTTTTCAAATTCATAATCTTTTGGGAATAGTGAACAGTAAGCAAAACATCTCTTTAAATGTGAAGGGAGGTATTGGTAGCTTAATTCAAGAACCGGAATAataccctttttttcttttgggataTCCCAGATCTTACTATTTAATACATTTTTCCATTCAATAGGACTTTGTTTAGTGCGTAAAGCGCCTCCCAGTACTTTTGCTGCCAAAGGTGACCCCTTGCATCTGTTTAAAATTTCTCTACCAATTTCTTCAAGTTCTGGATGCGTTGTAAAATCTGTTGCCCCCAATGCATGTTGTTTAAATAGATGCCAACAAGCATCTTTTGATAACCCTTCCAACTCGTAAGCCGGAGTAGTTCCCATTGTTGATGAAACACTGTAATTCCGAGTGGTGACAATGATCTTACTTCCTAGAGCCCCAAATTCAAACGGACAACGTAGTTTAGTCCAATCATCATAGTCTTCATTCCAAACATCATCTAGAATGAGCAAAAACTTCTTGTCATATAATTTCTCCTTCAATTTGACTTGAATTATGTTTAAATCATTAGTTTCGTAGTGGTTAGAAGTGACAGATTGTAGAATGGCTTTTGTTACCCTTACAATGTCAAAATCTTCAGAAACACAAGCCCATGCTTTCAAGTCAAAATAACGGCtcacatcatcatcattgtcgaCTAGTTGGGCAAGAGTTGTCTTACCCAATCCTCCCATACCAACTATGGCAATCACAGAGAGTTGAGCATCACTAAATTCACTACTCAGCAACAACTTGATGATAGCCTTTTTATCCTCATCCCTCACGTAAGTATGACGTTCATTCACCAGAGAAGTTGTGGGCACCCTTGATCTTGTTGTTTTAGTCCTTCCCCTATTGGTTTCTCACAATTCCAAATCATTCTTATCTTTCACAATTCCTTAACATTTTAAGGTAGACTCACTGCATGATTTTCATTAACATTTCCTTCCATTTGATGAGGTCAGCATGAACTTGTTCTTGCTGAAAGATCTTCAACATATCAGAGGAGGTTAACTTGTCAAACAGCACCCCAAACAAGGAGGATAAGGCAGCCTCTCCGATTAATGGCATGATTCGATCCTGGGAATTAGAAGAACTCTACTGAAATTTGAGTTAGTTAAGAGTGaagagattttctttgttctgtGAAATAAAGAGTGAAAGAAAGAGTGAGTCTACCTTTTTCAAGTCTTGTTGTTTAAAGATTTCAAAGTTAATAAAACATCCGAGCCACTTGAATGCAACCGGTGCGGAAAGACCATGCCATTACCAGGTCATTTCTCATTAGGATGCCTTCATGTTTCCTAAAAGTGGACTGTATAGTCTGTATTAAGCTTGGCTTTTGAATAAATCTATGTTGAAAAatttatatagttagtagattCGTAGAGTATGAAAGTTGCATTATATcaaatttatctatttattttaataattttaatcacTCTTTAACATATATCAtccttatttatttctttatatcaatttttgaccaaaatataaaaaatagctaaaacTCACTTCAAGGCACTCCCAACAATTCTATGTAGGACCCCAATCGACGATTCTATAAgatattttaccaattgaaaTAGCTAAAACTCacttcaatattttatttgtttgttagttaatatttttatattttaaagataAAGTTTTCCACATTTTTGGTATTCAAATAGGAGCGGTTCTACATGCAAGccagggtggtcacaggaccatcctgacttgcaaaaaaaatttgtatatatacatttgccaaaaaaatattatatgctaAACTAACCTATTATGACTatcctaataaaaattttgaacaccctgacttgagaattacaaaaattgggttcaacaaaaataagagtagtGCAActacatttataaaattttcacaataattttacaacaaatctaatGTAGTAAGctgttattgattctaatttggaccaaatactaatattatttttttactcaccaataatagttttttgcataagatttactgtaaaaatgttgtagacgtagtattactccaaaattaattttgcctctaaacataattcttaatcactgttttttttaaagcttaaataacaataataaatattaactcaaataacaacaaacacaaaccaatcaaaaacaagacaagaccaaacaacaacaagtgaaaaaattattcaacaaaaagcctattataaaacaaaaggataaaatttgtaattcgGTTaacttattcaataaaaataatttctaatttcatttttctttaaaaaatggcaccaataaaaatattgtggtaatttaaatttcttagtgatcatcctaaaaaaaaaaattcctagaatCACCATTGTATTCAAAAGTTGGGGTGCTATTTCCATGGCACCTAAAAGATTTAAAATGGATCCACCTAAGTGGCATAACGGTATTACTATTATGGTAActttcataattatttcactaaTACTCTCACCTTTAGgtcaaaattatttaatatatatatatatatatatatatattatgttagttaaagattttacattttaaaaataaactatttcacatttttagggcttgtttggtacatgtgtttaaatacatgttttcagtttttaaacaacattatacatatttctatacactttttcacccacacgtattttcaaaaaatacaaacaacgttactaaaaTAACATTACCAAATGGGCCCTTAGAGCATCCGCAACTGGAGGgtcaaatgccaaatgtaaggtACATTTGGCATTTAAGCCCAAAATGTGCTCAGCAATTGGAAGGCCATATGggaaatgttaaattttttttggcatatagctacagtaccatcttaaatgtaagatggtactgtagctaaatggtataaaaaatttaattttttaatcctcTCTCCTTATTTTTAACCggaaatttctctctcctcgctcattatttctattcttttctctctcttctctctttctcatctacTCTCTGCTCTCTTCAGACCCAAGACCCCGTGGCTTCCTCAACGGTGAGATCGGATGGGTCGGCGTGGCTCCGATGGGTTTGAATCGGAGCTCCTATGGCTCCAATAGTGATTCCAATGAGGCTAGGCTGGTGGGTTTCTTTGGAGGTGTGGGTTTTGACAACGGTGGAGATCGTGGGTTTTGATGACGGTGATTCGGTGGGCGTGGGtgttaatggttttttttttttttttcctgggtttgCTGGTATATGTGATCGGCGTTGTGGTGGCTGTGGGTGGCGAGATCGGTGGAGCTGTGGTG includes the following:
- the LOC115988028 gene encoding putative disease resistance RPP13-like protein 1 yields the protein MGGLGKTTLAQLVDNDDDVSRYFDLKAWACVSEDFDIVRVTKAILQSVTSNHYETNDLNIIQVKLKEKLYDKKFLLILDDVWNEDYDDWTKLRCPFEFGALGSKIIVTTRNYSVSSTMGTTPAYELEGLSKDACWHLFKQHALGATDFTTHPELEEIGREILNRCKGSPLAAKVLGGALRTKQSPIEWKNVLNSKIWDIPKEKKGIIPVLELSYQYLPSHLKRCFAYCSLFPKDYEFEKNELVLLWMAEGLVQETERNKPIEDLVAEYFHDLVMRSFFQQSSNNESLFVMHDLINDLAQWAAKGLCYRLEDTLSSNKQSKISAKK